A genomic stretch from Corynebacterium sp. 21KM1197 includes:
- a CDS encoding DUF4191 domain-containing protein, which translates to MADPKKQAAKAAKKEERAAKRAKRKQNYSQIWQAFNLQRKQDKALIPLMLAAVLGMALAFFLIGLIFNGQWFMLPIGLLLGIVLAMWIFSRRIESSMYERAGDTPGAAGWALENMRNTVGVVWFTKTAVGATTQMDAVHRVVGVPGIVLVGEGAKHRVRPIMEQQKKRLNRLVGGVPIYEIYAGDGEGEVPLKRLQRELLKLPRNYKKNDVYPINAKIEAMDNTMAGAPAGMPKGPMPKGAKVSGLNRRARRSAERSNKGQ; encoded by the coding sequence ATGGCTGATCCGAAGAAGCAGGCCGCGAAGGCGGCCAAGAAGGAAGAACGCGCGGCTAAGCGTGCCAAGCGGAAGCAGAATTACTCGCAGATCTGGCAGGCCTTTAATCTCCAGCGCAAGCAGGATAAGGCCCTCATTCCGCTCATGCTTGCCGCCGTGCTGGGTATGGCCCTGGCGTTCTTCCTCATCGGCCTGATCTTTAATGGCCAGTGGTTCATGCTTCCCATTGGTCTCCTGCTGGGCATCGTCCTGGCGATGTGGATTTTCTCCCGCCGCATTGAATCCTCCATGTACGAGCGTGCCGGGGATACCCCCGGTGCCGCTGGATGGGCCCTGGAGAACATGCGCAACACGGTGGGTGTCGTGTGGTTTACCAAGACCGCCGTGGGGGCCACCACGCAGATGGATGCCGTGCACCGCGTGGTGGGCGTGCCCGGCATCGTGCTGGTGGGCGAGGGTGCCAAGCACCGCGTGCGCCCCATCATGGAGCAGCAGAAGAAGCGGCTCAATCGCCTGGTGGGCGGGGTGCCGATTTATGAGATCTATGCCGGTGACGGCGAGGGCGAGGTTCCCCTCAAGCGCTTGCAACGCGAGTTGCTGAAGCTTCCGCGCAACTACAAGAAGAATGACGTCTACCCCATCAACGCCAAGATCGAGGCGATGGATAACACCATGGCTGGCGCCCCGGCGGGTATGCCCAAGGGACCGATGCCCAAGGGCGCCAAGGTTTCCGGGCTGAATCGACGCGCCCGCCGCTCCGCCGAGCGATCCAACAAGGGGCAGTAA
- a CDS encoding MFS transporter, with product MSEPRNILGLGEKVALVLLGMSALLNMYSTQPILEDVARWADTDIRGATWTVSATTIGVALTAPWAGMISDRWGRRRVILAALLCMAALSLGGLLAWNLPMLLTLRAAQGMCCPFIFAVVVAYVGEEYAAPVAARLNALYVAGTALGGFLGRMVAAVIVEATGQWRLSFLGNAVLIAVAWAVARGFLPQERRFGGNRRQPVDADGETTALYRNPRLLATILLGATLLFQQVASFTFASLTLTQPPFSLSTGAVGLIFVIFLVPMISTPLSGRLMQRWGNLRVFVLSQTVSAAGMAISLIPTLPAMTVGLMLSCVGVFAGQAVGTAMAGRLAPHARSTAVGWYLSGYYLGGALGAVAPVGLYLAHGWNAVAVLLVLVVGWGLALGTWAWRGQGVRG from the coding sequence ATGAGTGAACCAAGAAACATCTTGGGGCTGGGGGAGAAGGTAGCGCTCGTCCTGCTCGGCATGAGCGCGCTGCTCAACATGTACTCCACGCAGCCGATCCTGGAGGACGTGGCCCGGTGGGCAGACACCGATATACGCGGAGCCACCTGGACGGTGAGCGCCACCACGATAGGCGTGGCGCTCACCGCTCCCTGGGCGGGCATGATCTCGGATCGTTGGGGACGCCGCAGGGTTATCTTGGCGGCGCTGCTCTGCATGGCTGCATTGAGCCTCGGGGGACTTCTCGCGTGGAATCTGCCCATGCTCCTGACGCTGCGCGCGGCGCAGGGCATGTGCTGCCCCTTTATCTTCGCCGTGGTGGTGGCCTACGTGGGGGAGGAATACGCCGCTCCGGTGGCGGCGCGGCTCAACGCCCTCTACGTGGCAGGGACCGCCCTGGGTGGTTTCCTGGGACGGATGGTGGCGGCCGTGATCGTTGAGGCGACGGGGCAGTGGCGGCTTTCCTTCCTGGGCAATGCGGTGCTCATTGCGGTTGCGTGGGCGGTGGCGCGCGGGTTCCTGCCCCAAGAGCGCAGGTTTGGGGGAAATAGGAGGCAGCCAGTAGACGCAGACGGAGAAACCACGGCCTTATACAGAAATCCGCGCCTGCTAGCGACGATCCTCCTCGGCGCCACCCTGCTCTTCCAGCAGGTGGCCTCATTCACCTTTGCCTCCCTGACCCTGACGCAGCCGCCCTTTTCCCTCTCCACGGGTGCGGTGGGCCTGATCTTTGTTATTTTTCTGGTGCCCATGATCAGCACGCCGCTCAGCGGCCGACTCATGCAGCGCTGGGGAAACTTACGTGTATTCGTGCTTTCGCAGACCGTGAGCGCGGCGGGCATGGCGATCAGCCTCATTCCCACGCTGCCCGCGATGACGGTGGGACTCATGCTTTCCTGTGTGGGAGTTTTTGCCGGGCAGGCGGTGGGGACGGCGATGGCGGGGAGGCTTGCTCCGCACGCGCGCTCGACGGCGGTGGGGTGGTACCTATCCGGTTATTATCTGGGTGGTGCGCTTGGCGCGGTGGCCCCGGTGGGCCTGTATCTGGCTCATGGGTGGAACGCGGTGGCGGTGTTGCTGGTGCTGGTGGTGGGGTGGGGCCTAGCGCTGGGGACGTGGGCGTGGCGTGGGCAGGGGGTACGGGGCTGA
- a CDS encoding biliverdin-producing heme oxygenase — protein sequence MTNVVLHNQSLSAELKVFTAAAHEEAESSTFMADLMGGKLSAADFLRLQEQAWLFYSALEKAAHAVSDTDRAGRIVDTRLDRAASLERDLAYLHGTVETEHAQGWKERVKPTPATAAYVERLQQVYEDRDEARLVAHHYVRYLGDMSGGQVIATMMSRHYGIAQEGLSFYRFEEIDKLKPYKDAYRAHLDAMDFNEEERRALLEEAAHAFVLNMNVFADLERGH from the coding sequence ATGACGAATGTAGTTCTCCATAACCAGAGCCTGTCGGCTGAGTTGAAGGTGTTTACGGCGGCAGCCCATGAGGAGGCAGAGTCCTCTACGTTCATGGCGGATCTGATGGGTGGGAAGCTGAGTGCGGCTGACTTCCTGCGTCTCCAGGAGCAGGCGTGGCTTTTTTACTCGGCATTGGAAAAGGCCGCCCATGCGGTGTCGGATACGGATCGGGCGGGGAGGATCGTCGATACGCGGCTGGATCGGGCGGCGTCTCTCGAACGGGATCTTGCGTACCTGCATGGCACGGTGGAGACGGAGCATGCCCAGGGGTGGAAGGAACGGGTGAAGCCGACCCCCGCGACGGCGGCCTATGTGGAGCGGCTGCAACAGGTGTACGAGGATCGCGATGAGGCTCGGTTGGTTGCGCATCACTATGTGCGTTATCTGGGGGATATGTCTGGTGGGCAGGTGATTGCCACGATGATGTCTCGACACTACGGCATCGCTCAGGAGGGGCTGAGCTTTTATCGTTTCGAGGAGATTGACAAGCTCAAGCCGTACAAAGATGCTTACCGCGCGCACCTCGATGCGATGGATTTTAACGAGGAGGAGCGGCGCGCGTTGCTGGAGGAGGCCGCTCACGCCTTTGTGCTGAACATGAATGTTTTTGCCGATCTAGAGCGTGGGCACTAG
- a CDS encoding N-acetyltransferase → MPHLITPVTDSQVKELQEISRTTFSETFDRYNTAENMRAHLDSAYHLDKLRTEINNPESQFFFIYADADAADAEPPAGYLKLNTGAAQSEPMGDERLELERIYIRASHKRQGLGKALYDLTERCAREKNKRYIWLGVWEHNTPAKNFYSSLGFREIGDHIFPVGDDPQRDILMEKDTR, encoded by the coding sequence ATGCCCCACCTCATTACCCCGGTTACAGATTCTCAAGTAAAAGAACTCCAGGAGATCAGCCGCACCACGTTTTCCGAGACCTTTGATCGCTACAACACCGCAGAAAACATGCGCGCTCACCTCGATAGCGCCTATCACCTGGATAAGTTGCGCACGGAGATAAATAATCCCGAATCGCAGTTCTTCTTCATTTACGCCGATGCCGATGCTGCCGATGCCGAGCCACCGGCCGGATACCTCAAGCTCAACACCGGCGCCGCGCAATCCGAGCCGATGGGCGACGAGCGCCTGGAGTTAGAACGCATTTATATCCGAGCCTCCCACAAGCGTCAGGGCCTAGGCAAGGCCCTCTACGATCTCACCGAGCGCTGCGCGCGGGAAAAGAACAAGCGCTACATCTGGCTGGGGGTGTGGGAGCACAATACGCCCGCCAAGAACTTCTATTCCTCCCTGGGGTTCCGGGAGATAGGCGATCATATCTTCCCCGTGGGGGACGATCCGCAGCGGGATATTTTGATGGAAAAGGATACGCGATAG
- a CDS encoding trypsin-like serine peptidase, translated as MKKSLLAAVSAACIATAHLAPTALADEDSRLPQPNPAGSVLDGHLSEINDKGAYFADKPYTEQAASRAVGQLLNAGFMCTGSVIDSPSGTLVVTAAHCLGDFKDGSWQISQATRDSIAAGNTTFTPAFDGTAGTPEQRTPLGSWKVTNAHVSETSGVDVAVLEIAPDAQGRTIQEVTGAFGVKELQQGETVQASLIGYPGPAPFNGQSQSVCVGNYTKHEGGGNSQIRRVDGERECWVGGGASGGPYATTSTNPALAGEIITVLNSNGGGNIGPVVRELMGNIEGELPQEETTEAPKPEQPTEEAKPAEKPADPTQEKPEQPTPEQKPEGANPTAPNDKEEAPKPEPPAQPTEEAKPERPAEPKAPVKGIDPAQFEQQPQAPVKGIAPAMV; from the coding sequence GTGAAGAAGTCCCTCCTCGCGGCCGTGAGCGCCGCGTGCATTGCCACCGCCCACCTGGCCCCCACGGCTCTGGCCGACGAGGATTCCCGTCTGCCGCAGCCGAATCCGGCCGGTTCCGTGTTGGACGGGCACCTCTCCGAGATCAATGACAAGGGTGCTTACTTTGCGGATAAGCCCTACACCGAGCAGGCTGCCTCCCGCGCCGTGGGGCAATTGCTCAACGCGGGCTTCATGTGCACGGGTTCCGTGATCGACAGCCCCTCGGGAACCCTGGTGGTGACCGCGGCTCACTGCCTGGGTGACTTCAAGGATGGCTCGTGGCAGATCTCCCAGGCCACCCGCGATTCCATCGCTGCGGGCAACACCACCTTTACCCCGGCTTTCGACGGCACCGCTGGCACCCCCGAGCAGCGCACCCCGCTGGGGAGCTGGAAGGTGACCAACGCGCACGTCTCCGAGACCTCCGGCGTGGACGTGGCGGTGCTGGAGATCGCTCCCGACGCCCAGGGACGCACGATCCAGGAAGTAACCGGGGCCTTCGGTGTCAAGGAACTCCAGCAGGGCGAGACCGTGCAGGCCTCCCTGATCGGCTACCCCGGCCCGGCCCCGTTCAACGGGCAGTCCCAGTCCGTGTGCGTGGGTAATTACACCAAGCACGAGGGTGGCGGAAACAGCCAGATCCGCCGCGTGGACGGCGAGCGCGAGTGCTGGGTGGGCGGCGGCGCCAGCGGTGGCCCCTACGCCACCACCAGCACGAACCCGGCCCTGGCCGGTGAGATCATCACCGTGCTGAACTCCAATGGTGGCGGCAATATCGGCCCCGTGGTGCGCGAACTCATGGGCAACATTGAGGGCGAACTCCCGCAGGAGGAGACCACCGAGGCTCCGAAGCCGGAGCAGCCGACCGAGGAGGCCAAGCCCGCTGAGAAGCCCGCCGATCCTACTCAGGAAAAGCCGGAGCAGCCGACGCCCGAGCAGAAGCCGGAGGGGGCTAACCCCACTGCCCCCAACGACAAGGAAGAGGCCCCGAAGCCGGAGCCGCCCGCACAGCCGACCGAGGAAGCCAAGCCGGAGCGCCCCGCCGAGCCGAAGGCCCCGGTCAAGGGGATTGATCCCGCTCAGTTCGAGCAGCAGCCCCAGGCACCCGTGAAGGGCATTGCCCCCGCGATGGTCTAA
- a CDS encoding VOC family protein, with protein sequence MRINIMSIFVDDQARALEFYRDTLGFEVSKDITVDEAGNRWLALVSPERPQGPELLLEPAAHPAAKEFRDALYKDGIPFTQFDVDNLEGEYQRLKDAGVGFTQDPMPVEGAVIAVLDDTCGNLIQLVGPKA encoded by the coding sequence ATGCGCATTAACATCATGAGTATTTTTGTGGACGATCAGGCTCGGGCGCTAGAGTTTTACCGCGATACTTTGGGCTTTGAGGTATCCAAGGACATCACGGTCGATGAGGCGGGGAACAGGTGGCTGGCGCTGGTTTCCCCGGAGCGTCCCCAGGGGCCGGAACTCCTGCTGGAGCCCGCCGCGCACCCGGCGGCCAAGGAGTTCCGTGACGCCCTGTACAAGGACGGCATCCCGTTCACGCAGTTTGATGTGGACAACCTGGAGGGGGAATACCAAAGGCTTAAGGACGCGGGGGTTGGCTTCACCCAGGATCCGATGCCAGTGGAAGGCGCCGTGATCGCAGTGTTGGACGATACGTGCGGCAACCTCATTCAGCTCGTGGGACCGAAGGCCTAA
- the thrC gene encoding threonine synthase, with protein MRYISTRDAAATPAHFTDILLGGLAPDGGLYLPEEYPSLDEAALTRLRETLTEQGYAALAAEVLKLFIDDIPEADIEAIAARAYRYPVFDDEQIVPVSHVEGNLYIGHLSQGPTAAFKDMAMQLLGELFEYELVRRDQPLNILGATSGDTGSAAEYAMRGRDRISVFMLTPAGRMTPFQQAQMFGLDDENIVNMALNGVFDDCQDVVKAISGDSEFKEKYHVGAVNSINWARLMAQVVYYISCWIRVTTDNSQKVSFSVPTGNFGDICAGHIARQMGLPIDRLIVATNENNVLDEFFRTGEYRVRSAAETWETSSPSMDISRASNFERFIFDAVGRDADRTKELFGMQVKGGGFSLAGDAVFPRLSSEFGFASGSSRHEDRVREIGDLYARLGVLVDPHTADGLVVARRLSETIEGPIVCLETALPVKFSDTIREATGKEPPIPERFAAIMEAPRRVRTVSNSVDEVKNIIVSHVEGGA; from the coding sequence ATGCGCTACATCTCTACTCGCGACGCCGCCGCAACGCCCGCTCACTTCACCGATATTTTGCTGGGAGGCCTGGCTCCCGATGGCGGCCTGTATTTGCCGGAGGAATACCCGAGCCTGGACGAGGCCGCCCTTACTCGCCTGCGGGAGACCCTGACGGAGCAGGGCTATGCCGCCTTGGCGGCAGAGGTATTGAAGCTTTTTATCGACGATATTCCCGAGGCCGATATTGAGGCCATCGCGGCGCGAGCATATCGCTACCCGGTGTTCGACGATGAGCAGATCGTACCCGTTTCCCATGTGGAGGGGAACCTCTACATTGGGCACCTTTCTCAAGGACCCACGGCGGCCTTTAAGGACATGGCCATGCAATTGCTGGGGGAACTCTTTGAGTACGAACTAGTCAGGAGGGATCAACCGCTCAATATCCTGGGAGCCACCTCCGGTGATACGGGTTCGGCTGCGGAATACGCCATGCGCGGGCGCGATCGCATTAGCGTTTTCATGCTCACGCCGGCCGGGAGGATGACGCCCTTCCAGCAGGCGCAGATGTTCGGCTTGGATGATGAAAACATCGTGAATATGGCCCTCAACGGGGTATTCGATGATTGCCAGGACGTGGTGAAGGCCATTTCCGGGGACTCCGAGTTTAAGGAGAAGTACCATGTAGGGGCGGTTAATTCGATCAACTGGGCGAGGCTGATGGCACAGGTGGTCTACTACATTTCCTGCTGGATCCGTGTGACCACGGATAACTCGCAGAAGGTGAGTTTTAGCGTTCCCACCGGGAACTTTGGTGATATTTGTGCCGGGCACATCGCGCGCCAAATGGGGTTGCCCATTGATCGTCTCATCGTGGCCACCAATGAGAATAATGTCCTCGACGAGTTCTTCCGCACCGGCGAGTATCGGGTACGTTCTGCCGCGGAGACCTGGGAAACCTCCAGCCCCTCGATGGATATTTCCCGCGCCTCGAACTTTGAGCGATTCATCTTTGATGCCGTGGGGCGCGACGCCGACCGCACAAAGGAACTCTTTGGGATGCAGGTGAAGGGCGGTGGCTTCTCCCTGGCAGGGGATGCGGTATTCCCTCGCCTATCGAGCGAATTCGGTTTCGCCTCGGGTTCTTCCCGGCATGAGGATCGAGTCCGGGAGATCGGGGATCTATATGCCCGCCTGGGCGTCTTGGTTGATCCGCACACGGCCGATGGCCTGGTGGTCGCGCGGCGTCTGAGCGAGACGATCGAGGGGCCCATTGTGTGCCTGGAGACGGCTTTGCCGGTGAAGTTCTCCGATACCATCCGGGAGGCCACGGGTAAGGAGCCTCCGATCCCGGAGCGCTTTGCGGCAATCATGGAAGCCCCGCGGCGCGTGCGCACGGTATCGAATAGTGTGGACGAGGTAAAGAACATCATCGTTTCTCATGTGGAGGGCGGGGCCTAA
- a CDS encoding NUDIX domain-containing protein, whose amino-acid sequence MATPDFIVELRKKIGHDPLWLPGVTAIVVRDIPANAPAWATPSVLLVQRADNEEWTPVTGIVDPGEQPHDAAVREVKEETGIEASVEALLGVGAVGPVTYPNGDVVSYVDTAVRLSVSEEAAQTPPVIGDDESINVGWFEVAQLPPMQPRFRLLCADAVAQLRHPAGFRPRMGYHKRPRV is encoded by the coding sequence ATGGCGACCCCGGATTTCATCGTGGAATTGAGAAAGAAGATCGGTCACGATCCCCTTTGGCTCCCCGGGGTCACGGCGATTGTTGTCCGAGATATTCCCGCTAATGCACCCGCCTGGGCCACTCCCTCGGTGCTGCTGGTGCAGCGCGCGGATAATGAGGAATGGACGCCGGTCACGGGGATCGTGGATCCGGGGGAGCAGCCGCACGATGCCGCCGTGCGGGAGGTCAAGGAAGAGACCGGCATTGAGGCCTCCGTGGAGGCTCTGCTGGGTGTGGGGGCCGTGGGGCCGGTGACGTACCCGAATGGGGACGTGGTGAGTTACGTGGATACCGCCGTGCGGCTTTCCGTTTCCGAGGAGGCGGCGCAGACCCCGCCGGTGATTGGTGATGATGAGTCGATCAATGTGGGGTGGTTTGAGGTGGCTCAACTGCCGCCCATGCAGCCGCGATTCCGTCTTTTGTGCGCGGACGCGGTGGCGCAACTCCGCCATCCCGCAGGGTTCCGGCCGCGCATGGGGTATCACAAGCGACCCCGCGTTTAG
- the lipA gene encoding lipoyl synthase, protein MTIAPEGRKLLRIEKRNAQTPIEHKPRWIRNQVKNGPEYQDMKKRVSGASLHTVCQEAGCPNIHECWESREATFLIGGANCSRRCDFCQINSARPEPLDVDEPRRVAESVREMGLNYSTITGVTRDDLDDEGAWLYAEVVRQIHQLNPHTGVENLVPDFSGKADLLQEVFESRPEVFAHNVETVPRIFRRIRPAFRYDRSLDVIRQARDFGLITKSNLILGMGETREEVLEALADLHEAGCDIITITQYLRPGPMYHPIDRWVKPEEFVEYATAAEEMGFGAVMSGPLVRSSYRAGRLYAQAMEARGMELPENLAHLAETSQGSTAQEASTLLSKYGPSKETPVVSALAR, encoded by the coding sequence GTGACTATCGCACCTGAAGGCCGTAAGTTACTGCGCATTGAAAAGCGCAATGCGCAGACTCCCATCGAGCACAAACCGCGCTGGATCCGGAACCAGGTGAAAAATGGCCCGGAATACCAGGACATGAAGAAGCGCGTTTCCGGTGCTTCCCTCCACACCGTGTGTCAGGAGGCCGGTTGCCCCAATATCCACGAGTGCTGGGAATCCCGTGAGGCCACCTTCCTCATCGGCGGTGCCAATTGCTCGCGCCGGTGTGACTTCTGTCAGATCAACTCCGCCCGCCCGGAGCCCCTCGACGTGGACGAGCCGCGCCGCGTGGCGGAGTCCGTGCGCGAGATGGGTCTTAATTACTCCACCATCACCGGCGTGACCCGCGATGACCTCGACGATGAGGGCGCGTGGCTTTATGCCGAGGTGGTTCGCCAGATTCACCAACTCAACCCGCACACCGGCGTGGAGAACCTGGTGCCGGACTTTTCCGGCAAGGCTGACCTGCTCCAGGAAGTCTTTGAATCCCGCCCCGAGGTGTTCGCGCACAACGTGGAGACGGTTCCGCGCATTTTCCGGCGCATCCGCCCGGCATTCCGCTATGACCGCTCCCTGGATGTGATTCGCCAGGCCCGCGATTTCGGGCTCATCACCAAGTCCAACCTCATTCTCGGCATGGGCGAGACCCGCGAGGAGGTGCTTGAGGCCCTGGCCGATCTACACGAGGCTGGCTGTGACATCATCACGATCACCCAGTACCTGCGCCCCGGCCCCATGTACCACCCCATCGACCGCTGGGTGAAGCCCGAGGAGTTCGTAGAGTACGCCACCGCCGCCGAGGAAATGGGCTTTGGGGCCGTCATGTCCGGTCCCTTGGTGCGCTCCTCCTACCGCGCCGGCCGCCTTTACGCTCAGGCAATGGAGGCGCGCGGCATGGAGCTGCCGGAGAATCTTGCGCACCTGGCGGAGACCTCCCAGGGTTCTACCGCTCAGGAGGCCTCCACGCTGCTGTCCAAGTACGGCCCCTCCAAGGAAACCCCGGTGGTATCGGCGCTGGCCCGATAG
- the glnA gene encoding type I glutamate--ammonia ligase — MAFTSHEDLLKYIKDEGVEFIDVRFTDVPGTEQHFSIPASALDADALEEGLAFDGSSIRGFTTIDESDMNLLPDLATAKIDPFRRTKTLNMKFFVHDPFTREPFSRDPRNVARKAEEYLASTGIADTCSFGLEAEFYVFDSVRYSAETNHAFYELDSNEGWWNRGELENFDGSPNTGYKNRLKGGYFPVAPYDQTVELRDRMVHTLAESGFEIERFHHEVGTGGQQEINYKFNTLLHAADDLQTFKYIIKNTAALEGKSVTFMPKPLAGDNGSGMHAHQSLWKDGKPLFHDESGYAGLSDVARYYIGGILHHAGAVLAFTNPTLNSYHRLVPGFEAPINLVYSQRNRSAAVRIPITGSNPKAKRIEFRAPDPSGNPYLGLAAMMLAGLDGIKNRIEPHAPVDKDLYELPPEEAASIPQAPTSLDASLRALEADNEFLTEGDVFTEDLIETYIQYKYDNEIAPARLRPTPLEFEMYYDC; from the coding sequence ATGGCTTTCACCTCTCACGAGGACCTACTCAAGTACATCAAAGATGAGGGGGTGGAGTTCATTGACGTGCGCTTTACCGACGTCCCCGGCACCGAGCAGCACTTTTCCATTCCCGCCAGCGCGCTGGATGCGGACGCCCTAGAGGAGGGCCTCGCCTTCGACGGTTCCTCCATTCGCGGCTTCACCACCATCGACGAATCGGACATGAACCTTTTGCCCGATCTCGCCACCGCCAAGATCGACCCCTTCCGCCGCACCAAGACCCTCAACATGAAGTTCTTTGTGCACGATCCCTTTACCCGCGAGCCCTTCTCCCGCGACCCGCGCAACGTGGCCCGCAAGGCGGAAGAATACCTCGCCTCCACCGGCATCGCGGATACCTGTAGCTTTGGCCTGGAGGCCGAGTTTTATGTGTTTGACTCCGTGCGCTACAGCGCTGAAACCAACCACGCCTTCTACGAGCTGGACTCCAACGAGGGCTGGTGGAACCGGGGCGAGCTGGAGAACTTCGACGGCTCCCCCAACACCGGCTACAAGAACCGCCTCAAAGGCGGCTACTTCCCCGTGGCCCCCTACGATCAAACCGTGGAACTGCGCGACCGCATGGTGCACACCCTCGCGGAGTCCGGCTTTGAGATCGAGCGCTTCCACCACGAGGTAGGCACCGGCGGCCAACAGGAGATCAACTACAAGTTCAACACGCTGCTTCACGCCGCGGATGATCTTCAGACCTTCAAGTACATCATCAAGAACACCGCCGCCCTGGAGGGCAAAAGCGTGACCTTCATGCCCAAGCCCCTGGCCGGGGATAATGGTTCCGGCATGCACGCCCACCAGTCCCTGTGGAAGGACGGCAAGCCCCTCTTCCACGACGAGTCCGGCTACGCGGGGCTTTCCGACGTCGCCCGCTACTACATCGGCGGCATCCTCCACCACGCGGGCGCGGTGCTGGCCTTTACCAACCCCACCCTGAACTCCTACCACCGCCTGGTGCCCGGCTTTGAGGCCCCGATCAACCTGGTGTACTCCCAGCGCAACCGCTCCGCCGCGGTGCGCATCCCAATCACCGGCTCCAACCCCAAGGCCAAGCGCATCGAGTTCCGTGCCCCGGATCCCAGCGGCAACCCCTACCTGGGTCTGGCTGCTATGATGCTGGCCGGCCTGGACGGCATCAAGAACCGCATCGAGCCCCACGCTCCCGTGGACAAGGATCTCTACGAGCTGCCCCCGGAGGAGGCCGCCTCCATTCCGCAGGCCCCCACCTCCCTGGATGCCTCCCTGCGCGCCCTGGAGGCGGATAACGAGTTCCTCACCGAGGGCGACGTGTTCACCGAGGATCTCATCGAGACGTACATCCAGTACAAGTACGACAACGAGATCGCTCCCGCCCGCCTGCGGCCCACGCCGCTGGAGTTCGAGATGTACTATGACTGCTAA
- a CDS encoding SDR family oxidoreductase — MTGNKKVLIVGGHGKVALLAAPLLAQAGYAVNSVIRKEEQADDVRAAQANPVVADVQEMSVDELSDLFAGNDAIVWSAGAGGGDPERTYAVDRDAAIRSMKAAAQAGVKRYVMVSWVGSVPGHGVPEGQDFFSYADAKLQADDYLRQTDLDWTILGPSTLSAEPGDGHIELLEPEDDWREKGGVASRENVARAIVETLHGAALHKFVRFNDGSVPLEEALRAAR; from the coding sequence ATGACAGGAAACAAGAAGGTACTCATCGTAGGCGGTCACGGCAAGGTTGCCCTGCTGGCGGCTCCCTTATTGGCCCAGGCCGGTTATGCGGTGAACTCGGTGATCCGCAAGGAAGAACAGGCGGATGACGTGCGCGCGGCGCAGGCCAATCCGGTGGTGGCCGACGTGCAGGAGATGAGCGTGGACGAACTCTCGGACCTATTCGCGGGAAACGACGCGATTGTGTGGTCGGCGGGAGCCGGTGGGGGAGATCCCGAGCGTACCTATGCCGTGGATCGGGATGCCGCGATTCGCAGCATGAAGGCGGCCGCCCAGGCGGGAGTGAAGCGGTACGTGATGGTGAGTTGGGTGGGATCGGTACCCGGGCATGGTGTGCCGGAGGGTCAGGACTTTTTCTCCTACGCGGACGCCAAATTACAAGCCGATGACTATCTGCGTCAGACCGATCTGGATTGGACGATTCTGGGACCCAGCACGCTGAGCGCCGAACCAGGAGACGGACACATCGAGCTGCTTGAACCGGAGGATGACTGGCGGGAAAAGGGCGGCGTGGCCTCTCGGGAGAACGTGGCCAGGGCCATCGTGGAGACGCTTCACGGGGCCGCGCTGCACAAGTTTGTGCGTTTTAACGACGGCTCGGTGCCCCTGGAGGAGGCCCTGCGCGCGGCACGGTGA
- a CDS encoding RDD family protein: protein MENPKRSWLDGPQIPSQFDGPEGPGAYPGANLGLPRSGPGSLATVARRAGGVLIDWVIAWIVAGFIHMFTDVLGGVSTMTYLFYAILGILTGWLFARTPGQAVLGMGIARIDAPERVGLWRAVVRTLLTCLIFPAALVDSDGRGMHDRATGTAVIRG, encoded by the coding sequence ATGGAGAATCCCAAGAGAAGCTGGCTTGACGGCCCCCAGATTCCCTCGCAGTTCGACGGCCCGGAGGGGCCGGGCGCCTATCCCGGGGCCAACCTGGGGCTTCCCCGCAGCGGGCCGGGATCGCTGGCCACGGTGGCGCGGCGCGCGGGCGGGGTTCTCATCGACTGGGTGATCGCCTGGATCGTCGCGGGGTTCATCCACATGTTCACCGACGTCCTCGGCGGGGTGAGCACCATGACGTACCTTTTCTACGCGATCCTCGGTATCCTCACCGGCTGGCTCTTTGCCCGCACGCCCGGCCAGGCGGTGCTGGGCATGGGCATTGCGCGTATCGACGCCCCCGAGCGTGTTGGCCTGTGGCGCGCCGTGGTGCGCACCCTGCTGACCTGCCTGATTTTCCCCGCGGCCCTCGTGGACTCCGATGGCCGCGGAATGCACGACCGCGCCACCGGCACCGCCGTGATCCGGGGCTAA